Proteins found in one Serratia plymuthica genomic segment:
- the fabG gene encoding 3-oxoacyl-ACP reductase FabG: MGFEGKVVLVTGASRGIGRAIAESFVARGAKVIGTATSESGAEAISSYLGASGKGFALNVVDAQSIDSVLASIRAEFGEIDILVNNAGITRDNLLMRMKDDEWQDILDTNLTSVFRLSKAVMRAMMKKRFGRIITIGSVVGTMGNAGQANYAAAKAGLIGFSKSLAREVASRGITVNVVAPGFIETDMTRALTDDQRAGILSSVPANRLGDAKEIASAVAFLASDEAGYITGETLHVNGGMYMI; encoded by the coding sequence ATGGGCTTCGAAGGTAAAGTTGTTCTGGTCACCGGCGCTAGCCGGGGTATTGGCCGGGCTATCGCAGAGTCGTTTGTAGCACGTGGCGCCAAAGTGATCGGCACCGCTACCAGTGAAAGCGGCGCTGAGGCTATCAGCAGCTATCTGGGCGCAAGCGGCAAAGGGTTTGCGCTGAACGTGGTTGATGCTCAATCTATCGACAGCGTTCTGGCATCTATTCGTGCTGAATTTGGCGAAATCGACATTTTAGTGAATAATGCCGGCATTACGCGTGATAACCTGCTGATGCGCATGAAGGATGATGAGTGGCAGGATATCCTGGACACTAATTTGACTTCCGTATTCCGTCTGTCAAAAGCGGTAATGCGAGCTATGATGAAAAAGCGGTTTGGCCGGATCATCACCATCGGTTCCGTAGTCGGTACCATGGGGAACGCAGGGCAGGCTAATTACGCGGCGGCTAAAGCCGGTCTGATTGGCTTTAGTAAGTCTTTGGCACGTGAAGTTGCTTCGCGTGGCATTACGGTCAACGTCGTGGCACCTGGTTTTATTGAGACGGACATGACACGGGCGTTGACAGATGATCAACGTGCAGGCATTTTGTCATCAGTTCCAGCCAATCGGCTGGGGGATGCTAAAGAAATCGCCAGCGCTGTTGCATTTTTA